A window of Diospyros lotus cultivar Yz01 chromosome 14, ASM1463336v1, whole genome shotgun sequence contains these coding sequences:
- the LOC127789888 gene encoding uncharacterized protein LOC127789888 isoform X3, which yields MLQYPAFMRQYPWSTGMIPTSFLLPAQWPQPHNDDLLLAMEESDFEDKCSEIRKTNNNIIVIGKTTVDNDKEDYDNDVDDEEADNAEESEVGGRENGEVSLLTPSWLMLNDFRNSVSVSAH from the exons atgtTACAGTACCCGGCGTTCATGAGGCAGTATCCGTGGTCGACGGGGATGATACCGACGTCGTTTCTGCTCCCCGCCCAGTGGCCCCAACCCCACAACGACGACCTCCTCCTCGCCATGGAAGAGTCCGATTTCGAAGACAag TGTAGTGAAATCAGAAagacaaataacaacataattgTGATCGGGAAAACAACAGTTGATAACGACAAAGAAGACTATGACAATGATGTAGATGATGAGGAAGCTGATAATGCAGAGGAGTCAGAAG TTGGCGGAAGGGAGAACGGCGAAGTCTCTCTTTTGACACCCAGTTGGCTGATGCTCAATGATTTTAGAAATTCTGTATCTGTGAGTGCTCATTGA
- the LOC127789888 gene encoding uncharacterized protein LOC127789888 isoform X1, which yields MLQYPAFMRQYPWSTGMIPTSFLLPAQWPQPHNDDLLLAMEESDFEDKCSEIRKTNNNIIVIGKTTVDNDKEDYDNDVDDEEADNAEESEVLNNLYLLEVGLPKEKAKTCIGCKLPFGDLVYLPNRYNRAFGGLDYYIH from the exons atgtTACAGTACCCGGCGTTCATGAGGCAGTATCCGTGGTCGACGGGGATGATACCGACGTCGTTTCTGCTCCCCGCCCAGTGGCCCCAACCCCACAACGACGACCTCCTCCTCGCCATGGAAGAGTCCGATTTCGAAGACAag TGTAGTGAAATCAGAAagacaaataacaacataattgTGATCGGGAAAACAACAGTTGATAACGACAAAGAAGACTATGACAATGATGTAGATGATGAGGAAGCTGATAATGCAGAGGAGTCAGAAG TGTTAAATAATTTGTACCTGTTGGAGGTAGGATTACCTAAAGAGAAGGCGAAGACATGCATAGGATGCAAGTTGCCTTTTGGTGATTTGGTGTATTTGCCTAATAGATACAATAGAGCTTTTGGGGGCTTAGATTATTATATTCATTGA
- the LOC127789888 gene encoding uncharacterized protein LOC127789888 isoform X2 has protein sequence MLQYPAFMRQYPWSTGMIPTSFLLPAQWPQPHNDDLLLAMEESDFEDKCSEIRKTNNNIIVIGKTTVDNDKEDYDNDVDDEEADNAEESEEVGGRENGEVSLLTPSWLMLNDFRNSVSVSAH, from the exons atgtTACAGTACCCGGCGTTCATGAGGCAGTATCCGTGGTCGACGGGGATGATACCGACGTCGTTTCTGCTCCCCGCCCAGTGGCCCCAACCCCACAACGACGACCTCCTCCTCGCCATGGAAGAGTCCGATTTCGAAGACAag TGTAGTGAAATCAGAAagacaaataacaacataattgTGATCGGGAAAACAACAGTTGATAACGACAAAGAAGACTATGACAATGATGTAGATGATGAGGAAGCTGATAATGCAGAGGAGTCAGAAG AAGTTGGCGGAAGGGAGAACGGCGAAGTCTCTCTTTTGACACCCAGTTGGCTGATGCTCAATGATTTTAGAAATTCTGTATCTGTGAGTGCTCATTGA
- the LOC127789888 gene encoding uncharacterized protein LOC127789888 isoform X4, with the protein MLQYPAFMRQYPWSTGMIPTSFLLPAQWPQPHNDDLLLAMEESDFEDKCSEIRKTNNNIIVIGKTTVDNDKEDYDNDVDDEEADNAEESEGLPERLAASC; encoded by the exons atgtTACAGTACCCGGCGTTCATGAGGCAGTATCCGTGGTCGACGGGGATGATACCGACGTCGTTTCTGCTCCCCGCCCAGTGGCCCCAACCCCACAACGACGACCTCCTCCTCGCCATGGAAGAGTCCGATTTCGAAGACAag TGTAGTGAAATCAGAAagacaaataacaacataattgTGATCGGGAAAACAACAGTTGATAACGACAAAGAAGACTATGACAATGATGTAGATGATGAGGAAGCTGATAATGCAGAGGAGTCAGAAG
- the LOC127789888 gene encoding uncharacterized protein LOC127789888 isoform X5 — protein sequence MLQYPAFMRQYPWSTGMIPTSFLLPAQWPQPHNDDLLLAMEESDFEDKCSEIRKTNNNIIVIGKTTVDNDKEDYDNDVDDEEADNAEESEGDEFE from the exons atgtTACAGTACCCGGCGTTCATGAGGCAGTATCCGTGGTCGACGGGGATGATACCGACGTCGTTTCTGCTCCCCGCCCAGTGGCCCCAACCCCACAACGACGACCTCCTCCTCGCCATGGAAGAGTCCGATTTCGAAGACAag TGTAGTGAAATCAGAAagacaaataacaacataattgTGATCGGGAAAACAACAGTTGATAACGACAAAGAAGACTATGACAATGATGTAGATGATGAGGAAGCTGATAATGCAGAGGAGTCAGAAGGTGATGAGTTTGAGTAA